ATCGCATCGCTTCGCGATCACGTATCACCGGCTGCTGCGCGGCAAGCGGATGACGAAGTCCGCCCTCGACGACATCCCTGGACTCGGTCCTACGCGCAAGAAGCGGCTCGTGAAGGAGCTGGGCGGCGTCAACGCCGTGAAGGCCGCGTCGCTCGACGAGCTCCAGGCGCTCACGTGGCTGCCCGACACGGTGGCCGGCGCGGTGCACCGAAAGCTGCACACGGCAGGGGATCGTCGTGGCGGCTGAGCCCGAGCCCGGCGCGGCCCGCACCTCCAACCGCGACTTGTGGGAACGGCACGCTCGCTGGTGGCAGGACGGTTTCACCGACGGCGCCGATCCCGAGTACGTCGAGCAGATCCTGCCGCTCGCGGCGCAGTGGCTGCGGGGCCATGACCGGGTGGTCGACATCGGTTGCGGCGAAGGGCAGGTGTCCCGGCTGGTGGCCGACATCGGGGCAGCGCAGGTCGTCGGCCTCGACCCGACCCGCGGCCAAGTCGCGACCGCCCGGGCGCGCGGCGGTGCGCACTACGTGCGGGCCGGGTCCGATCGCCTGCCATTTCCCGACGGTCATTTCGACGCCGCCGTGACCTGCCTGGTGTTCGAGCACGTCGACGCGCTCGACGAGTCGTTGGCGGAAGTGGCACGGGTTCTGCGCGAAGGCGGCCGGTTCGTGTTGTTCCTCAACCACCCGCTGCTCCAGACGCCCGGGTCCGGTTGGATCGACGACCAGATGCTCGAGCCCCCTGAGCAGTACTGGCGCATCGGCCCGTACCTCACCGAGCAGCGCACGACCGAGGAAGTCGAACCGGGCGTGTTCATCGAGTTCCTGCACCGCCCGCTGTCTCGTTACGTCAACGGCCTGGCCGACAACGGAATGGTCGTGCGCCACATGGCGGAGCCGGCGCCGCCTCCAGGGTTCTTGATCCGCGCGCCGGAGTACGAAGAAGCCGCCACCATCCCGCGCCTGCTGTTGCTGGTGGCCGACAAGATGGCGTGATCGGCGCCGTGCAACACCTTGCGGTCAGCGCGGTGCGGCCGCTTGCACCAGGGGAGCGATCGGGCTGAGCCGCAGCACGCGCGGCATCTGGCGCACCCGGGCGGCGGTGCCGTCGAAGCGGAGCTGCCCCGACGACATGGCCTCGCGCAGCGGCAGGTGTCCGACCCACACTTCGTAGAGGGTGGCGACATCGGACGTGATCGTGATGTCGACGTCGTAGCCCGGGTCGGCCTTGCACACCGACGGCACGCCGTCTTCGAGGACGATCCAGAACCGGCGGGGGTCGTCGCTGAACCGGAGGTAGATCACGTGGCGCTTGCCCGGGAGCCCCGAGGTGTCCAGCCGCTCGTGCATCCACCAGACCAAGAGCTCTGCGTCGAGCTCCTCGGGGCGGGGACGGCCGAACGCCCATCGCGCTCCCCAGGCGCCCAGCCCGAAGACGACATCATGGAGCGCTTCGCCGGCATCGGTCAGCACGTAGTCCGTGCCGCGTCGCGTGACGATGCCCGCCGCTTCGAGCTGGCGCAACCGCTTGCTCAGCAGGGTCCGCGACAACCCCGGGAGGCCGCGGGCCAGATCGTTGAACCGGGAGGTCCCCACGAGCAGGTCGCGGATGATCAACAGCGACCATCGTTCGCCGACGACGTCGAGTGCCCGTGTGACCGGGCAGTACTGCCCGTAGCCGGCGCGTGGATCGCCCATGCCGTCCCCCTCGATGCGGAATCCGGGCCCGATCCTACGCGGCGGTCTGGGAGCAGGCGGTACAGCATCTGCACTGGGCAGCGGGTCGACCCGTTCGTACCGTCGGAGCATGGCACTCCAATCTGTTCACGAGCCGGACTCAGCCATTCCCACCCAGGCCGACTGGGTTGGCGTCGCACGGTCGGTGGGCGCCGCCGTCCGGCCGGGCGTGACCGCGGCCGACCAGGCGGGCACGCTCGACCGTGAGGCCTTCGGGCGGCTGAAGGCAGCGGGGCTGACGGCAGCGCTCGTCCCCGCTGAACTGGGTGGCGGCGGCGCGTCGCACCGCATGATGTGCGAAGCGCTGCGAGCGCTCGGCCGGCACGACCCGGCGCTGGCGGTCACGTTGTCGATGCACAGCCACCTCGTGGCCTTCCAGCTGTGGCGCCAGCTCCACGGCATGGACGCCGAGATGGTGCTCCGCAAGGTTGCCGGAGGTGCGGTGTTGATCAGCACCGGCGCGTCGGACTGGCTGGGGTCGAACGGGCGGGCCGAGCGCGCCGACGGCGGGTATCGGGTGTGGTCCCGCAAGTCACCGGCGAGCGGATGCGAGGTCGGCGACGTGCTGGTGACCAGCTTCCGCTGGGACGACAGCCCCGACGGGCCCCAGGTCCTGCACGGGTCGGTGCCGTTCGCTGCGGACGGCGTCTCGATCGAGCCCACGTGGGACACGCTCGGCCTGCGGGCCACCGGGTCACACACCGTGGTCCTCGACGGCGTCTTCGTGCCGGACGAGGCGGTCTCGCTGACGCGCCCGGCCGACGTGTGGCACCCGGTGTGGAACATCGTTCTCGGGGCGGCACTGCCGCTGATCATGGCTGCCTATCTCGGGGTCGCCGACGCGGCCGTCGACTTGGCGCTCGACGGGGCGGCCGGCCGTGCGGACGCACCCTCGCTCCAACTCGCTGGCGAGATGGTCAACGCCCACACGCTCGCGCACGACGTCGTGGTGGCCATGGCGAACGCTGCCGATGACCTGCGCTTCGACAACACCGATCAGCTCGCCAGTTCGATGCTGGGCCGCAAGACGATCGCTGCCGACGCGCTGATCGACACGGTCCGCCTCGCCGTCGAGCTCACCGGCGGCAGGGCCTACACCCGGGGTGGTGACCTCGAACGGCTCTACCGCGACGTGCACGGGTGCCTGTTCCATCCGCTGCCGCGAGCCAAGCAGACCCACCTCAGCGGGCGGGTGGCCGTCGGGCTCTCGCCGGTGGGCTGACCTCAGCGGCGAGGGTCAGCGGCCGCGCTGGCCGCCAGGGCCGGCGCCGCGCACGGCCTCGGACCAGTGGATGATGGCTCGCCACCGACCCGTCGTCGTGATCGGGCTGACCACCACGGTGGTGTCGAGCAGCCATTCGAGCACCTCGCGGTGATCGATTTCCTCCGGTAGCAGGGCGACCAACCCGCGGCGGGGCGCGTCCTGCACGACCTTCCAGCCTTGGGGGATCGTCTTGCCTTCGTCGCCCAACAGCGCCCGGACGCGGTGGGGGCGGCTGTGCTGCACACCAACCGACTCGGGGGTGACGCCCTTGCGGACCCGCTCGCTGGCGGTCCACGTGGCCAACGTCAGCTGCGGGCTCCGGCGGTTGAAGAGCGCAGCGAAGGGGCCGGGCCGCTTGAGCTCGTCGTCGCTCACCGCGGGCTGCAGGTTGATCCAGCCGAGCTGTGCGGCCGCCATCTGTTCCATACGGGACAACACGCGGTCGAGCTCCGCAGGGTCGAACTCGAAGGTCTCCGGTCGGCGGGCCACCCGCCGAGCGTAGGACCCGCGGGCTCCCGTCGACGCCGCGTGCCTCAACCCTGGCGACAGCCGGCCGATGGGACGGAGTGTCGCCGATCTGGCTCTCGCACCACCACGCGGGTGACTCGGATCGCTGCGTACGGCTGGGGAACGCAGCGATCTGCCGTCGCTGCCTGGTGCTGTACCCGGTGGCGCTGATGACCGTCCTCGCCGCCCGGTCGGGAGCGCGTTGGCCGGAGTCGCTGGACCAGCGGCTCCTGTGGCTGTTGCCCATCCCGGCGGTGCTGGACTTCCTCGGCGACCTGCTCAGCGGTCGCCACCGCCCCGCGCGCCAAGTCCTCGCCACCGTGGCGCTCGCAATCGCGATGGGCGTGGCGTGGCTCCGGCTGCAAGACGGCCTCGGCGACGGGCTGGTGTGGTCGGTCGTGGCCACCTACGGGCTGGCCTGCCTGTTCGTCGTGTGGGCGAGGCCCCGGACGGCGGACGGCCGAGGCGAGCTGGCCGGCCACGAGGCGCACCTCGGCGCGTCGCCCCCGGACCGCCGCTGACGGGTCCCCACTACGCTGGGGATCGATGACGGACTTCGTCGTGATCGCCGGCCTGTCCGGGGCTGGCCGGACCACCGCCGCCGACGAGCTCGAGGACTTGGGCTGGTTCGTGATCGACAACTTGCCCACGGCCCTGTTCCCGAAGTTCCTCGAGCTCACCGCCAACCCCAAGAGCGGCTACGAGCGGGTCGCGTTGGTGGTCGGCGCGGGACCCGCCGACGGCGAGCTCAACGCATCGATCGCGGCGATGCGGGCACCCGGCTCCACGGTGCGGATCCTGTTCCTCGACGCGTCAACGGAGTCGCTCGTGCGCCGCTACGAGAGCACGCGGCGGCGCCACCCGCACCAGGGCGGCGGGAGCCTCACCACCTCGATCGAAGCGGAACGGGGGCTGCTGGGCCCGCTGAAGGACGAAGCCGACATCGTGATCGACACGTCCGACCTCAACATCCACGAGCTGCGCCGGCGGGTGGTCGAGGTGTTCGGGCAGGAATCGCCGGCGGGCGCCATGCAGGTCCGCGTCGTGTCGTTCGGCTACAAGCACGGCCTGCCGCTCGATGCCGATCTGGTCTTCGACTGCCGGTTCTTGCCGAACCCGCACTGGGTCGACGAGTTGCGACCGCTGACGGGGCTCGACGAGCCGGTCCGGCAGTTCGTGCTCGGTCAACCGGCGGCCGAGCCCTTCGTGGGGGCGGTCGAGAAGCTGTTGCTGCTCACGCTGCCGGCGTTTCGCTCAGAAGGAAAGGCGTATCTGACCGTCGCGGTCGGCTGCACTGGTGGGCGCCATCGCTCCGTGGCCGTGGCGGAAGACCTCGGCGAGCGGCTCGCCGCGGACGGCACGCTGCTGACGGTGAGCCACCGGGACGTCGACAAGTGACGGCGACGCACGCCCCGGCGGTCGTGGCGGTGGGCGGTGGCCACGGCCTGGCCACGAGCCTGCGTGCCATCCGCATGTATGCGGGCTCGATCAGCGCGGTGGTGTCGGTCGCCGACGACGGTGGGTCGAGTGGTCGGCTGCGAGCCGCGTTGGGGGTGCCTGCGCCAGGCGACATCCGCCGCTGTGTCGGCGCGCTGGTCGGCGAGCCGTCGGTGCTCGCCGCGTCGCTGGACCATCGCTTCAGCGGAGGTGAGCTCGACGGTCACGCGCTCGGCAACGTGCTGCTGGCCGGCCTTGCCGACGCGACGGGTGACTTCACTTCGGCGGTTGACGAGCTCGCCCGCTTGGTGAACGCAGTCGGCACGGTCATCCCTGCCACGGTCGAGCCGGTGGTGCTGGTCGGCGACGGTGTGCACGGGAGAGTCGCGGGCCAGGTCGCCATCAAGCAGACCGGCGTCGACCATCTCGCACTCGATCCCGCCGCGCCGTCGAGCCCTCCGGCGGTGAGCAAAGTGATCGAGGCGGCCGACCAGGTGATCCTCGGTCCGGGTTCGCTGTACACGAGCGTGTTGGCGGCCGCGGTCGTGCCGGCGGTGCGCGAGGCGCTGCGCGCCACGTCGGCTCAGCGGGTGTACGTGTGCAACCTCGGCCCCGAGGGCCGGGAGACCGCGGGGCTCGACGCCGCCGCCCACGTGGAAGCGCTCGAACGGCACGGCATCGACGTCGATGTCGTGGTGCATCACCCGACTGCGTTGCCGGGCCGACCGATCCCGGTGCCGGTCGTGGAGCGTCCGGTGGCTCGCCTTCCGGACGGCCTGGCGCACGATCCCGTCCGGCTCGGCGAGGTGCTGGGGGATCTGGCCTCCGGCGTCTTGCAAGGGAACCGCGCCACCTACTAGCAAGCTGGGATCGGTCGCCCTCCCGGGGCGGCCGCTTTTCGCAGATCGACCCACGAGCCGATCACCAGATCGGCCCACGAAGCGCACGAAATGAGGCCGAGCGCCATGACCATTCGCATTGGCATCAACGGTTTCGGTCGGATCGGCCGCAACTTCTACCGGGCGATCCGGAGCCAAGGGGCCGACATCGAGGTGGTCGCCGCGAACGACCTCGGCTCGGTCGACCAGATGGCTCATCTCCTGCGGTTCGACTCGGTGATGGGTCGTTTCGACGGCGAGGTCACAGAAGTCGACGGCGGCATCGAGGTCGACGGCAAAGTCATCAAGATCCTCGCCGAGCGCGACCCGGCCCAGCTTCCCTGGGCCGACCTGGGCGTCGACTTGGTCGTCGAGTCGACCGGCTTCTTCAACAGCAGGGAGAAAGCGGCGGCGCACCTCGACGCAGGCGCTCCTCACGTGATCGTCTCGGCGCCTGCCACCAACGCCGATGCCACGTTCGTGGTCGGCGTGAACGACGACACGTTCGACCCCGCGCAGCACAAGGTGATCTCGAACGCCTCGTGCACCACCAACTGCTTCGTGCCGATGATCAAGGTGCTCGACGACGCGTTCGGCGTGCACAAGGGTCTCATGACCACCACGCACGCCTACACCGGTGACCAGCAGCTCGTCGACGGACCCCACAAGGACCTACGGCGGGCGCGCGCGGCGGCGGTGAACATCGTGCCGACGTCGACGGGAGCGGCGCGGGCCACCGGCATGGTGCTCGAGGCTATGAAGGGCCGCCTCGACGGCACCTCGTTGCGGGTGCCGATCCCGACCGGCTCGATCACCGACTTCGTCGGCATCCTCGACCGAGACGTGACGGTCGAAGAGGTCAACGCGGCCTACCAGAGCGCCGCAGCGAGTGGCCCGCTGTCCAACGTGCTGGTGTACAGCGAGGATCCGCTGGTCTCGTCTGACATCGTCGGCACGCCGGCCTCGTGCACGTTCGACTCGGGCCTCACGATGGCGATGGGGAACCTCGTGAAGGTGCTGGGTTGGTACGACAACGAGTGGGGCTACTCGAACCGCCTCGTCGATCTCGTCTCCATCGTCGGAGGCGCCGCGAAATGAGTCTCGGCACCGCTACCCCCGCGCGGGTGCCGGTGCTGGAGGATCTGGGTGATGTGAGCGGCAATTCCGTGCTGGTCCGCACGGACTTCAACGTGCCGCTCGAAGACGGGCACATCACCGACGACCTTCGCATCCGCGCGGCGCTCCCGACCCTCCAATGGCTGCAGGAGCGCGGCGCCAAGGTCACTGCGTGCAGCCACCTCGGACGCCCCAAGGGCAAGCCCGACGAGCGCTACGCGATGACCGCGGTCCGCGCCCGCCTCGCCGAGCTGGCGCCCGGGGTCGAGCTGATGGAGAACTTGCGCTTCGACCCCGGCGAGGAGAGCAACGACCCGGCGTTCGTCGCCCGCCTGACCGACGGATTCGACGCGTACGTGAACGATGCGTTCGGTGCGTCGCACCGCGCCCACGCTTCGATCGTCGGCCCGCCGGCCGTGCTGCCCAGCGCGGCGGGTCGTTTGCTCGCCCGTGAGGTCGAGGTCCTCGGCGACTTGCGCGAGCACCCCCGCCGCCCGTTCGTGGCGATGCTCGGCGGGTCGAAGGTGTCCGACAAGCTGGGTGTGATCCGCGCGCTGCTCGACGTGGTCGACGGTCTCGTCATCGGCGGCGCCATGTGCTTCACGTTCCTCGCCGCCCAGGGTCACCGGATCGGCGCGTCGATGTTCGAAGCGGACCAGGTCGACACCTGCCGCGAGCTGCTGGCCAGCGACGCGACGATCCACCTCCCGTCGGATCTCACCGCGCTCGGCCCCGGTGGCAAGTTGTTCGACCCACCCGCAGGTGGTGAGGTCCGCCAGTTCGGCGTGAACTTGCCCGAAGGTTGGATCGGTGCCGACATCGGTCCTGGCTCGGCCGCGGAGTTCAGCGACGTGATCATGGACGCTCGCACGGTGTTCTGGAACGGTCCGATGGGGGCATTCGAGGACGTCCGCTTCGCGGCCGGCACCCGCACGGTGGCCGAGGCCGTCGCGTCGACCAAGGCCTTCACCGTCGTCGGCGGGGGTGACAGCGCAGCGGCGATCGCGCGTTTCGGCCTGGCCGACCAGATCGACCACATCTCGACCGGCGGCGGCGCCTCGCTCGAGCTGCTCGAACAAGGCGACCTGCCCGGCCTGGCCGCGCTGCGGGCGGCACCGAACTTCCACGCGTAGGCCGGGCGGGCCGCAGCGGCCCGTCCGCCTTCATGCGAGCGCCCTAACCTGCGCCGGACTCGATTCCGCCGTCCCCCGGAGCCCGCCGTGCCGACCGCAACGCCTCCCGAGCGCAAGCCGCTGATCAGCGGCAACTGGAAGATGAACCACAACCACTTCGAGGCCATCCAGACGGTCCAGAAGCTGTCGTGGTCGTTGACCAAAGAGGACTACGACTCGGTCGAGGTGTCGATCCACCCGCCGTTCACCGATCTCCGCTCGGTGCAGACCGTGCTCGAGGCCGACCACATCCCGATCGCGCTCGGCGCCCAGCACTGCCACTCCGAGCCGAGCGGTGCGTTCACCGGCGAGGTCTCGGCACCCATGCTCGCCAAGCTCAACGTGCGGTACGTGATCGCCGGGCACTCGGAGCGGCGCGAGCTGTTCGGCGAGACCGACGAGTTCGTCAACGCCAAGGTCCATGCGATCCTCGAGGCCGGGATGTTGCCCATCTTGTGCGTGGGGGAGACGCTCGGCGAGCGTGACGAGGGCACCACGGAGGAGAAGGTCCGCAACCAGGTGCGTGCGGGGCTCCGAGGCGTGTCCGCTGACGACCTCGCCACGGTCGTGGTCGCGTACGAACCGATCTGGGCCATTGGCACCGGGCGGACCGCGAGCCCCGACGACGCGCAGGCCGTGTGCGCAGTGGTGCGCGACGAGCTCACGTCGGTTGGCGGCGAGTCCGCGGCCGGCGCGGTCCGGATCCAGTACGGCGGGTCGGTGAAACCGGAGAACGCGGCGGAGTTGATGGCCCAAACGGACATCGACGGCGCGTTGGTGGGGGGTGCGTCCCTCGATCCCGACCAGTTCGCCGCGATCATCCGCTTTCCCAACGCAGATTGACCGGTCCCGCCACCGCGCGGGATCCGGTGCATCGCCACGACCAGACGGCTACGTTCGCCACGGCTGGCGTCGGGCTGAGCCCGCAGCGAGGGCGATCTGACGCGCGCCGGTATGGGCAAGTTGTGTGCTCAGTTGACGATTTCGTCGCGAAATGCTTCGTGTCCTTACCCGCCACTATGCGTTTCTGCTACGTTTACCCGCGCTCGCTGGACGGGCTGTCTCCGGCCTCCCGGCTGGACCCGCCCCGAGCCCCGCTGGACCGGGGGTCTGCTGTGGAGGGAGCACGTGTCGGTGCCCTGCTCTCGGCTACCCGCGCGCCATCGGGTCGCTGTGGCGATCGTCACGTCTCGGGCGCCAGCCCTCTAGTGTTCCGCAGCGCATCCACGTCCACGTTCCAAGGAGGTCCACTCAGTGCGACCCAGGTCAGGTAGGAAACGCCTCGCAGCGGTAGCGGTGGGCTTGGCCCTCGTTGCCGGTGCGTGTGGCAGTTCGGGGAGCAACAAGACACAGAGCTCGACGGGCTCTGACGTCGCGAACCAGCTCAACAAGAAGAGCTGCGGAACGATGCAGTTCGACACGAACGTGCCAGACGGCGGCACCTTCACCGACTACGCGTGGCTCAGCAACTCGGGTACCAACACGAGCTGGGACCCTGGCGTGGTCCAGTCACTGGCCGAGGCCCAGATCACCAACGCGGTGTTCGACGGCCTGACCGACTTCGACTTCACGCAGAAGTGCAGCCCCGTCCTCAAGGGCCTCGTCGCCTCGAGCTGGGACAGCAACGCCGATGCGAGTGAGTTCACGTTCCACATCAAGAGCGGCCTGAAGTTCTCCAACGGCGAGTCGGTGCTGCCCTCCAACTTCAAGAAGGCTTGGGAGCGCGCAGGCTCGCAGGAGATCGCCTCTCCCTACGGCTACCTGATCGACTACATCAAAGGTGGTGCCGACCTGCAGGCCGGCAAGGTCCACGACCTGCCCGCGATCGTGGCCGACGACTCGGCGATGACCCTCAAGGTCACGCTGTCGGACCCGAACGCCGACTTCCCGGCGATCGTGTCGCACAGCTTCTTCTCGCCGATCAGCAACGCCGACCTGCAGAAGCTCGGCGACAAGCCCCCGGGCTGGGTCGGCGCGAGCATCGGCAACGGGCCCTTCATGCTCGACCCGGCCAAGGCGCCGACCACCGAGGAAGTCGACCTCGTGCCGAACCCGAACTGGGCCGGCAACGTGTACGGCGACAAGAAGGCGCACCTCGCGCACCTCATCTTCAAGGCCACCGACACAGTCGACACCGCATGGCAGACCTTCACCGGTGGCACCGGCAACGACGCCACGATCCCGCCGAACGGGATCAAGTCGGCCGAGGCCACGTACAAGAACAACACGGTGAAGGACCCGAACCTCGGGTCGTACTACTTCGACATCGGTGACGACATCCCGGAGCTCGCGGGTCCGAAGAACCGCGACCTGCGGATCGCCATCTCGCTGTCGATCAACCGGGCCGAGATCAACACCAAGGTGTACGAGGGTGCCCGCACCATCTCGACCGGCATCACGCCTCCGGGCATCCCCGGGTTCAAGGCAGGGCTGTGTGACTACTGCTCGTACAACCCGAAGCTGGCCAAGACCTACTACGACAAGTGGGTCAAGGCGGGCGGCAAGATCACCAAGCCGATCCGCATCAGCTTCAACGCCGGCGCCGGCCACGAGCCGGTGGTCCAGATCATCCAGGCGAACCTGAAGGACAACCTGGGCCTCAGCACCACGCTCGACCCGATCACCAAGACCTACTTCCGGGACATCCCGAAGGCTGGCGCTTGCATGATCTGCCGTTCGGGCTGGTACGCCGACTACCCGACGTACGGCAACTTCATGGTCGACCTGTTCTCGAAGGCCTCGATCGACGGCAACAACTTCGGGCGCTACGACAGCCCGCAGTTCGAGGCCAAGATCAAGGCCGCGCAGGCCGAGACCGACAAGACCAAGCGGGGTGAGCTGTACAACCAGGCCGAGCAGATCCTGCTCAACCAGGACGTACAGGCCATCCCGATCAACTGGTACACCGGCCAGATCGCGTACAGCAACAACGTGGTCAACTTCCACCAGCCGCCCCTGGGCTTGATGCTCTGGGAGAAGGTGGGCGTCACCAGCTGACCTGAAAACGTGGCAGGGGTGTCGGGGCTTCGGGCCCGGCACCCCTGTTGCACTCGTTCTCGGGCGGGGATCCCGCCTGATCCTGGAGACGCATGCTTCTGTTCACTCTGCGCCGCGTCGCTCAGCTGATCTTCACCGTGCTGGCCGGCGTGACGCTGTTGTTCTTCCTCGTCTACGCCATCCCCGACAACCCGGCCGAGTTGGCGGTCGGCGGCGGCGCGAAGGCCACGAACCCCCAAGTCGTCAAGAACACCGCCAAGAAGCTGGGGCTGGACCGGCCGATGCTGCGCCAGTACCAGCACTACATGGACCGGCTGATCTTCCACTTCGACTTCGGTACCGCCTACAGCGAAAAGACGCTCGACTCCAACAAGAGCGTCAACGCCCTGCTCAAACAGCGGGCACCCGTCAGCATCCGGTTGGCCACATGGGCGATCATCATCGAGATCGTCATCGGCCTTGCGTTCGGCGTGCTGTCGGCACGACGAAGAAACTCACTTGCGGATACCACCACCACCGTCGCGGCGGTGGTGGCCTCTGCGATACCGGTGTTCGTCCTCGGCTATCTGCTGATCCAGCTCACCTATGTGTTCGCGAACCAGCACCACTTGCCGAGATGGATGACGTTCCCGAACATCGGGTTGGGCCCGGGAGATTCCTACAACGCCCAGAACGGCAGTTGGTTCTTGCTGATCTTCCCGCGGCCGAGCACGTTCAAGTACCTGGTACAGCCCGCGATCGTGCTGGCTGCGGTCACCACGGCCATCCTCACCCGCATCGTGCGGACCACGGTGTTGGAGACCAGTCGCATGGACCATGTGCGAACCGCTCGCGCCAAGGGGCTGTCAGAGAAGCGCGTGATGCGCCGCCACGTGACCCGCAACGCCATGATCCCGGTGGTCACTGTGGTGGGTCTCGACTTCGGCACCGCCGCCGGCGCCGCGATCTTGACCGAGACCGTCTTCAACTTGAAGGGCCTCGGTTACACGGTGGCGCATGCGGCCGCCAACAAGGACTTGCCGGCCGTGCTCGGCTTCTCCGTGGTCGTGATGCTGATCTACGGCGTGGCCAACCTGGTGGTCGACCTGAGCTACGCACTGTTGGATCCGAGAGTTCGGCTGGGGGAGGCGAAATGACCGACTCGCTCAGCCAAGGCGACGACCGGATCGTCCAAGGTCCCGGCGACAGCGGGTTGCAAGCCACGACCCGCGCCGTGACCGATGCCGAGCTGACCCCCCGAGAAGCGCTCGAGCTCGAGCTGGTGAGCGACGGGGACCTCGACGCCTCGCTCGCCGAGGTGATGCCCATCCGGTCCCTGCGAGCCGACGCCTGGCGTCGGTTCAAGCGCAACCGGCTGGCCGTCGCCGGCTTGTTCATCGTGGTCGTCTTGGTGGGCATCGCCTTGATCGGTCCGTTGTTCGTCCCGAGCCCGCTGAACACGAACTTCCCGTCGTTGCTCCACCCGACGGCCGGCCACTGGTTCGGCACCGACCAGGTGGGCGCCGACGTGCTGGCC
The sequence above is a segment of the Acidimicrobiales bacterium genome. Coding sequences within it:
- a CDS encoding ABC transporter permease, whose product is MLLFTLRRVAQLIFTVLAGVTLLFFLVYAIPDNPAELAVGGGAKATNPQVVKNTAKKLGLDRPMLRQYQHYMDRLIFHFDFGTAYSEKTLDSNKSVNALLKQRAPVSIRLATWAIIIEIVIGLAFGVLSARRRNSLADTTTTVAAVVASAIPVFVLGYLLIQLTYVFANQHHLPRWMTFPNIGLGPGDSYNAQNGSWFLLIFPRPSTFKYLVQPAIVLAAVTTAILTRIVRTTVLETSRMDHVRTARAKGLSEKRVMRRHVTRNAMIPVVTVVGLDFGTAAGAAILTETVFNLKGLGYTVAHAAANKDLPAVLGFSVVVMLIYGVANLVVDLSYALLDPRVRLGEAK
- a CDS encoding peptide ABC transporter substrate-binding protein produces the protein MQFDTNVPDGGTFTDYAWLSNSGTNTSWDPGVVQSLAEAQITNAVFDGLTDFDFTQKCSPVLKGLVASSWDSNADASEFTFHIKSGLKFSNGESVLPSNFKKAWERAGSQEIASPYGYLIDYIKGGADLQAGKVHDLPAIVADDSAMTLKVTLSDPNADFPAIVSHSFFSPISNADLQKLGDKPPGWVGASIGNGPFMLDPAKAPTTEEVDLVPNPNWAGNVYGDKKAHLAHLIFKATDTVDTAWQTFTGGTGNDATIPPNGIKSAEATYKNNTVKDPNLGSYYFDIGDDIPELAGPKNRDLRIAISLSINRAEINTKVYEGARTISTGITPPGIPGFKAGLCDYCSYNPKLAKTYYDKWVKAGGKITKPIRISFNAGAGHEPVVQIIQANLKDNLGLSTTLDPITKTYFRDIPKAGACMICRSGWYADYPTYGNFMVDLFSKASIDGNNFGRYDSPQFEAKIKAAQAETDKTKRGELYNQAEQILLNQDVQAIPINWYTGQIAYSNNVVNFHQPPLGLMLWEKVGVTS